A single region of the Corticium candelabrum chromosome 15, ooCorCand1.1, whole genome shotgun sequence genome encodes:
- the LOC134191189 gene encoding AP-3 complex subunit mu-1-like yields MIHSLFMINKSGDVFMEKHWRSVVSKSVCDYFFEAQTKASSPADVPPVLATPHHYLISIYRNELYFVAVLQKEVQPLFVIEFLHRVMDVFADYFGACTELAIKDHYVIVYELLDEMLDNGYPHVTDVNVLKDMIRPPTVLGAVVDTVTGRSRMSNTLPSGQLSNIPWRRQGVKYANNEAYFDVIEEVDAIVDKSGTTVQSEIHGSVECSIRLSGMPDLTMSFINPRLLDDVSFHPCVRYRRWESERVLSFVPPDGKFRMLSYHIGASSVVMLPVWVKPTFNFREGSGNMDITVGPKQTMGKQVEDLALSITMPKIVLNCSLTCNVGNYLFDPTSKSLKWHIGKLNPQKQPQLQGSITLQSGSGPPDSNPTTEVQFRIPQLAISNLKVNRLDLYGEKYKPFKGVKYTTKAGKYQVRA; encoded by the exons ATGATCCACTCACTGTTTATGATCAACAAGTCGGG AGACGTATTCATGGAGAAGCATTGGCGTAGCGTCGTCAGTAAGTCTGTCTGCGACTACTTCTTTGAAGCTCAGACTAAG GCCAGCAGTCCAGCAGATGTGCCTCCAGTCTTGGCTACTCCTCATCATTACCTTATTTCCATATACAGAAATGAGTTGTACTTTGTGGCTGTACTACAGAAAGAAG TTCAGCCGCTTTTTGTAATTGAGTTTCTGCATCGCGTCATGGATGTTTTCGCTGACTACTTTGGGGCATGCACAGAACTGGCAATAAAGGATCACTATGTTATCGTATATGAG CTTCTTGATGAGATGCTTGACAATGGTTATCCACATGTGACTGATGTCAACGTGTTGAAGGACATGATCAGACCTCCCACAGTTCTTGGTGCTGTTGTAGATACAGTTACTGGTCGTTCACG CATGAGTAACACACTGCCATCAGGTCAGCTGTCTAACATACCTTGGAGACGGCAAGGAGTCAAATATGCTAACAATGAA GCATACTTTGATGTCATTGAAGAAGTAGATGCCATCGTTGATAAATCA GGAACAACTGTGCAGTCAGAGATTCATGGATCA GTTGAGTGTTCTATAAGACTTTCTGGGATGCCAG ACTTGACAATGTCATTTATCAATCCTCGACTGCTGGATGATGTTAGCTTTCATCCCTGTGTTCGATATCGTCGATGGGAG AGTGAGCGTGTCTTATCATTTGTTCCACCTGATGGAAAGTTTCGAATGTTGTCATACCACATTGGGGCATCTAG TGTCGTTATGCTACCTGTATGGGTGAAACCCACATTCAATTTTAGAGAA GGATCTGGTAACATGGATATTACGGTTGGGCCGAAACAGACAATGGGCAAGCAA GTTGAAGATCTAGCACTGTCTATTACAATGCCAAAGATAGTACTAAATTGCAGCCTGACTTGTAATG TTGGAAACTACTTGTTTGATCCTACAAGTAAATCTCTCAAATGGCAT ATTGGTAAACTGAACCCACAGAAACAGCCACAACTGCAAGGATCG ATCACGCTACAGTCTGGAAGTGGACCGCCTGACTCTAATCCAACAACAGAG GTGCAGTTTAGGATCCCACAGTTAGCTATATCGAACCTCAAAGTCAATCGTCTAGATTTGTATGGCGAG AAATACAAGCCATTCAAAGGAGTAAAGTATACAACAAAAGCTGGCAAGTATCAGGTCAGGGCGTAG
- the LOC134191137 gene encoding laminin subunit alpha-2-like, which produces MVGSTSLQCNETGYCPCHPNVVGMQCDLCQTGFFNFSSHNPDVCEDCDCISNFSLSPECNEMGKCMCKPAVTGDRCTVCEDGFFNITRNGCTDCLCNIIGTQPTSVCSKTSGQCVCYDGVTGLMCDKCDAGFFGFGIRGVGCSECFCNNHSRACSLANVTLPKEEFIETKFDSTSAQGWTGIKSGGDLNTVAVFQDDSNDRALVSFTSTEDEFFVAPLKYLGDQSASYQRVIQFRLGVWRQNTGASQPTLMSNPAGDLFIKGRSFVNPIYHVLGTEVASDVVDFFQDLKTYKVLLVESNFMINAGVPRLITTSEMKSVLEDVEYIRLRADFGQTDSLLFGALNDVSLQRVVFLPSEETIENCTCPTGFEGMSCESCSTGFKREVVGGNSTVPCVPCDCNGHSTQCEVSSGICFNCTGNTEGNFCGKCKDGFFGDPITGDCSPCNCDSIGSSGLVCNKATGKCPCKPNFDSGDRTCSQCNDELFNKTAGCLMCTCNVSHTIIGNNTCNKDTGQCPCLNGISGRTCDNCAIGFQGVVPNCVSCGPCFLNWTILIEELVTNTNNENLRIRSVIEGHYAKFTIEQLTNNVTTLRSVLMTILGNLQVNSTAIAEEVSSLQTRLSAMMVNDSLAMYMALYETVKSTLDHVDNSLSMTNSFNGTVKLTNGMYTDNEYILDWAMRLNNSASDAYESSEMKLTEITANKQRVVAAESQADVAKMTTEEAVHRAAHADSNTAATRTFETEFREIYHNNTEKLMSLISQRDAIEEDLTMYEEESANATKLAMDANDTAADALLLAKQKRAEATNDNKTASETRAKATDSFDTICQLYENVDAAKNTSIAADEKATRVLAAINSSTTLLDMKETVLVNAEETANKTLALQLESVDRITQLSRDINETIVPEVTVNDTVLDANEALRRAQAVQHSASLALNVSQEAASFIDDIETGLSTARDSQLIGESKINDTLAVDAAARKDATMIHTLTSETHSLTTQSRDIAMQALHTVGLVEKCRNTAIDDLNNANDLLSTACNVTGPAIVANGTMVYKHARDLNASSALSAATSDSDTADSLLSEAERLHRDVANYNIVKRLKAVMDDYDRQKLKLEAKTAKLVQLESELDSLLGQVETVCGSSP; this is translated from the exons ATGGTGGGCTCGACTTCACTTCAGTGCAACGAAACCGGATATTGTCCTTGTCATCCTAATGTTGTTGGAATGCAGTGTGACTTGTGTCAAACAGGGTTCTTCAACTTTAGTTCACACAACCCTGATGTTTGTGAGG ATTGTGACTGCATCTCCAACTTCTCTTTGTCACCTGAGTGCAATGAAATGGGAAAATGTATGTGTAAACCAGCAGTCACTGGGGATCGTTGCACGGTCTGTGAAGATGGATTTTTCAACATTACAAGGAACGGTTGTACTGACTGTCTCTGTAACATAATTGGGACTCAACCCACATCTGTTTGTAGCAAGACCAGTGGacaatgtgtgtgttatgATGGAGTCACAGGATTGATGTGTGATAAATGTGATGCAGGATTCTTTGGATTTGGTATTCGTGGTGTCGGATGCTCAGAGTGCTTCTGTAATAATCATTCAAGAGCCTGTTCTCTGGCTAATGTAACACTACCAAAAGaagaatttattgaaacaAAGTTTGACAGTACATCAGCACAGGGTTGGACTGGTATTAAGAGTGGAGGCGATCTAAATACTGTTGCTGTGTTTCAGGATGATTCAAA TGATAGGGCTCTGGTGTCCTTTACCAGTACAGAAGATGAATTTTTTGTTGCACCATTGAAGTACCTTGGTGATCAGTCTGCTTCTTATCAACGTGTCATACAATTCCGGTTGGGTGTATGGAGACAAAATACTGGTGCAAGTCAGCCAACTCTTATGAGCAATCCAGCTGGGGATCTGTTTATCAAGGGCAGATCGTTTGTCAATCCTATTTATCATGTGTTGGGAACTGAAGTTGCATCTGATGTTGTGGATTTCTTTCAAGATTTGAAAACGTATAAG GTGTTGCTAGTTGAATCCAATTTTATGATTAATGCTGGAGTGCCAAGGCTGATTACTACTAGTGAGATGAAAAGTGTCCTTGAAGATGTCGAATATATTCGCTTGCGAGCTGACTTTGGCCAA ACTGATTCATTACTGTTTGGTGCTTTGAATGATGTTTCTCTTCAACGTGTCGTCTTTCTGCCAAGTGAAGAAACTATTGAGAACTGCACGTGTCCAACTGGATTTGAAGGCATGTCTTGCGAGAGCTGTTCAACTGGATTTAAACGAGAGGTTGTCGGAGGAAACTCAACTGTGCCGTGTGTTCCATGCGATTGCAATGGTCATTCAACGCAGTGTGAAGTGAGCTCAGGCATCTGTTTCAACTGTACGGGCAACACAGAGGGCAACTTTTGTGGGAAATGCAAGGATGGATTCTTTGGTGATCCGATTACTGGAGACTGCAGTCCTTGCAACTGCGATTCTATTGGCTCATCTGGATTAGTTTGCAACAAG GCAACGGGAAAATGTCCATGTAAACCAAATTTCGATTCTGGAGATCGAACGTGTAGTCAGTGTAATGATGAGTTGTTCAATAAGACAGCTGGCTGTCTCATGTGCACTTGTAACGTAAGTCATACCATCATTGGCAATAACACATGTAACAAGGACACTGGCCAATGCCCATGTTTGAATGGAATCAGTGGACGTACATGTGACAATTGTGCGATTGGTTTTCAAG GCGTTGTCCCCAATTGTGTCAGTTGTGGTCCATGTTTCTTAAACTGGACAATACTTATTGAAGAACTGGTGACAAATACTAACAATGAGAACTTGCGTATTAGGAGTGTTATAGAAGGACACTATGCCAAGTTTACTATTGAACAGTTgacaaacaatgtgacaaCGTTGCGATCGGTGCTAATGACTATCTTGGGCAACCTTCAAGTCAACAGCACGGCTATTGCTGAGGAAGTGTCGTCATTACAGACACGACTGTCTGCCATGATG GTAAACGACAGCCTTGCCATGTACATGGCTTTGTATGAGACAGTCAAGAGCACTCTTGACCATGTCGACAACTCTCTGAGCATGACCAACTCATTCAATGGGACCGTGAAATTGACAAATGGGATGTACACGGATAATGAATACATTTTGGATTGGGCCATGCGTCTGAATAACAGCGCAAGCGATGCTTATGAATCATCTGAAATGAAGCTGACTGAAATCACGGCTAACAAGCAACGTGTAGTCGCTGCTGAAAGTCAGGCAGATGTCGCCAAAATGACTACAGAAGAAGCTGTACACAGAGCCGCTCATGCTGATAGTAACACAGCTGCCACTCGCACATTTGAGACTGAGTTTAGAGAGATTTATCACAACAATACTGAGAAGCTGATGTCGTTGATCAGTCAGCGGGATGCCATTGAGGAAGATCTGACAATGTATGAGGAAGAGTCAGCTAATGCTACAAAGTTGGCCATGGATGCTAATGATACGGCTGCAGATGCTCTCCTTTTGGCTAAACAGAAACGAGCTGAGGCTACTAATGATAACAAAACTGCTAGTGAAACCCGTGCTAAGGCTACTGATTCTTTCGATACAATTTGCCAACTTTATGAAAATGTCGATGCCGCTAAGAATACTTCTATTGCTGCCGATGAGAAAGCAACACGTGTGCTTGCTGCAATCAACAGTTCTACGACGCTGCTTGATATGAAAGAAACAGTCTTAGTGAACGCTGAAGAGACTGCTAACAAGACATTGGCTCTGCAGTTGGAGTCAGTAGATAGGATTACTCAGTTGTCAAGAGACATAAACGAAACTATTGTGCCTGAAGTGACGGTGAATGACACAGTGCTTGATGCCAATGAGGCGCTAAGGAGAGCACAAGCTGTACAACATAGTGCAAGTTTGGCATT GAATGTAAGTCAAGAGGCAGCAAGTTTCATCGATGACATTGAAACTGGCTTGTCTACAGCAAGGGATAGTCAACTAATTGGAGAATCAAAGATCAATGACACACTGGCGGTGGACGCTGCAGCACGCAAGGATGCAACAATG ATTCATACGCTTACTAGTGAAACCCACAGTCTTACTACCCAATCGAGAGATATTGCTATGCAAGCACTGCACACTGTTGGTTTAGTTGAAAAATGCCGCAATACTGCCATAGACGACTTGAATAATGCTAACGATTTGCTTTCGACCGCTTGTAATGTTACTGGACCAGCCATTGTCGCG AATGGTACAATGGTGTACAAACACGCTCGAGACCTGAACGCATCTTCAGCTCTCTCAGCAGCAACTTCTGACAGTGATACGGCTGATAGCCTCTTGTCAGAAGCTGAACGTCTGCACAGGGATGTTGCCAACTACAATATTGTCAAAAGGCTGAAGG CTGTGATGGATGATTACGACAGGCAAAAGCTGAAACTAGAAGCAAAAACAGCCAAGCTTGTACAACTTGAAAGTGAATTAGATAGCCTGCTAGGTCAGGTGGAAACAGTTTGTGGATCTTCGCCATAA